A genomic window from Salvia miltiorrhiza cultivar Shanhuang (shh) chromosome 5, IMPLAD_Smil_shh, whole genome shotgun sequence includes:
- the LOC131025986 gene encoding uncharacterized protein LOC131025986 gives MCVDFRDLNAACPKDHYPLPRIDQLVDATSGCALLSMMDAYQGYHQVKMNRGDIAKTAFAVCCGVYGWRSMPFGLKNAGATYQRMMEKVFKEQLSKNISVYVDDMLVRSIRAEDHVSDLEEIFTVVRKYRLMLNPAKCTFGVTTEECRAAFEDLKVYLAKLPTLTKPVPGETLYLYIAVGKDAISSVIIREEGSHQKPIYFVSRIIQGPELNYTEIEKAALAVMVTARKLRPYFLSHRVVVRTALPFKQVLGRPDLSGRMVKWAVELGEYDVEYEPRTAIKAQALADFIQETTRRPVPEFWVAFVDGSVTKEGCGIGVYITSPGYGTYQFAIKFTCRLSNNEAEYEAMVRGAHILSELKAECVIIKTDSQLVAQQYSGGYSVKEERMRAYHRKLSEMKDKFMEFKIEQISREENTKADLLARMASAVEQTWSDEIILLCDTREIGTSQVFSVEIRDDWRAPIIHFLKTGERLNKESNQRARYENYCLLNDQLYKRSFTQPLLKCLSPEEANFSLNEVHAGCCGGHTGFRDLVRKIIRAGFY, from the exons atgtgtgtcGATTTCAGAGATCTGAACGCCGCTTGCccaaaggaccactatcctctgccgaggattgaccagctGGTGGATGCCACTTCGGGATGCGCTTTACTATCTATGATGGACGCGTATCAGGGATACCATCAGGTTAAAATGAACAGAGGAGACAttgccaaaacggcctttgccgtctgttgcggGGTTTATGGCTGGAGGAGTATGCCGTTTGGCTTGAAAAATGCGGGAGCCacgtatcagcggatgatggaaaaAGTCTTCAAGGAACAGCTTTCCAAAAATATCTCAgtgtatgtggatgacatgctcGTGCGGAGTATcagggcagaggaccatgtcTCTGATCTCGAGGAGATCTTCACGGTGGTTAGAAAGTATCGGCTCATGTTGAATCCAGCAAAatgcacttttggggtcacaacag aggaatgccgagcggcatttgaggatcttaagGTATATCTAGCAAAgctcccgactctgaccaagccggtcccgggagaaacgttgtatctgtACATAGCAGTGGGGAAAGATGCAATCAGCTCTGTGATTatcagagaggagggaagtcaCCAGAAACCCATCTACTTCGTCAGCCGAATCATCCAGGGTCCTGAATTGAACTACACAGAGAtagagaaggctgctctggcggtcatggtcacGGCGAGAAAGTTGAGGCCGTATTTTTTATCGcatcgggtagtggtgcgcACTGCCCTGCCTTTTAAACAAGTGCtggggcgcccggatttgtcgggaagaatggtgaAGTGGGCTGTGGAGTTGGGGGAGTATGATGTGGAGTACGAGCCAAGAACAGCGATCAAAGCACAAGCGTTGGCAGATTTCAtccaagaaacaactcgtcgtcccgTACCGGAGTTTTGGGTTGCCTTTGTGGACGGATCAGTTACAAAAGAGGGATGCGGAATTGGGGTATACATCACATCACCGGGGTATGGTACATATCagtttgcaatcaaattcacttgccgactgtccaacaatgaagcggaGTATGAAGCTATGGTCAGAGGGGCACACATTTTGTCAGAACTCAAGGCCGAGTGTGTCATCATcaagacagactcccagttaGTGGCCCAACAATATTCAGGGGGTTATAGTGTCAAAGAGGAACGCATGAGGGCGTACCACCGCAAGCTCAGCGAGATGAAGGACAAGTTTATGGAATTCAAAATCGAGCAGATTTCCCGGGAAGAGAATACGAAAGCAGACCTACTAGCACGAATGGCTAGTGCAGTGGAACAAACCTGGAGTGATGAAATTAtcttactctgtgataccagagagattgGGACTTCACAGGTCTTCTCCGTAGAGATCAGAGACGACTGGCGGGCTCCTATTATACATTTtctcaagacaggggagcggttgAACAAGGAATCTAATCAGAGGGCCCGATACGAAAATTATTGCTTGCTTAATGACCAACTCTACAAACGATCCTTTACGCAGCCTTTActaaaatgcttatctccagaggaagctaactttTCTTTAAACGAAGTTCATGCAGGTTGTTGTGGTGGTCACACGGGATTCCGGGACCTTGTACGcaaaatcattcgggcagggttctactga
- the LOC131025987 gene encoding uncharacterized protein LOC131025987 codes for MGSSDAHRNLEKEFDSAAIATEVPTSLFNGLQGNPTFTVPPGFQAISATPTTGLNVNTQRFALVTPGSDLPNLAPTSGGGSLNFGLAEQMMALLNYANMRQALGTPMLSVIPTAVMPGEMQGNPADRELARPEGSRVRLNSVVRKERLKHQLENLEESLREKSRRDDRGQRSERSYRAEKSHRPEKSRYTERSEERELEYSSGRPEHRAHKRHGHDAPRDRREQGRYKEDKRAKTSRFHPISKRSPFSDDILADTLPRSYKPISLDYDGTTDPEVHLNRFEGLVTLHMYTEGIKCRIFSTTLTGPAQLWFGTLAPNSIHSFEDLQTCFLRQFASSRRVGKFNLAALEVPEAESQIKNCAYVRGLKPGLFFDELQIRPARDFDDIMARLPGYLQLEDAKMVRKAENDKHKAKRAEEAPERQRHQDRAPFRGLPPRGTYRDGPPQEGPNNKLCEYHNSFGHYTKYCGHLKHQLELLVRQGNLDQFIDRGTEGQRRNDQRDHRDQRDHRDQRDQRNNRDQRQEQGNNRDQRNDNRDNRREGPERQAPPPPYRREVHMICGENGTPTSNRAKKQVVRAVKSGYYHKQVMEITSAAEEPTNTFGAEDLRTLMYPHDDALVIMADITSCIVHRVFVDSGSAVNILYWECLQNMGIDVHIEPTNAPLFGFGGEMVMPLGYVELPLTLGTTAANSKTRMVRFLVVDMPKPSYNVILGRPALMAFRAVISIGAKKGKSDRGIGYTEEGEGGRSECLGRGAPGIGRRIERQGQYRKNRAGVY; via the exons atgggatcctctgatgctcaccgcaacttggagaaggagttcgaTTCCGCTGCTATCGCTACCGAGGTGCCTACCTCACTGTTCAATGGCCTTCAGGGTAACCCCACTTTCACTGTGCCACCGGGttttcaggctatctcagccactCCGACAACAGGGTTGAACGTCAACACCCAGAGGTTTGCTCTGGTAACACCGGGCTCTGATCTGCCAAACTTGGCCCCCACGTCTGGAGGGGGGTCGCTTAACTTCGGGCTGGCGGAGCAAATGATGGCTTTACTCAACTATGCTAATATGCGTCAGGCACTGGGAACTCCGATGCTGTCTGTCATCCCCACT gctgtgaTGCCTGGGGAAATGCAAGGGAACCCTGCTGACagagaactagccagaccagaaGGGAGTCGTGTTAGGCTTAACAGTGTTGTCAggaaggagagg ctgaaacatcaactcgAAAATCTGGAAGAATcgttgagggagaaatcccggagggacGACAGGGGACAGAGGTCAGAGCGGTCgtacagagcagagaagtcccaTCGTCCAGAGAAATCACGGTACACCGAAAGATCAGAAGAAAGGGagctggagtattcctctggcaggccagAGCACAGGGCTCACAAACGTCACGGCCATGACGCGccaagggacagaagggagcagggaagATACAAGGAGGACAAAAGGGCCAAGACTTCAAGGTTTCATCCTATCAGCAAAcgtagtcctttctctgatgATATTTTGGCAGACACTTTACCCAGGAGCTATAAACCCATTTCtctggattatgatggcaccaCTGATCCAGAGGTCCACCTAAACCGGTTCGAGGGGTTGGTCACACTACATATGTatactgagggcatcaagtgccgcatcttctccactactctcACTGGACCAGCCCAACTATGGTTCGGAACGCTTGCCCCCAATTCTATTCACTCCTTTGAGGATTTACAGACCTGCTTCTTACGTCAGTTCGCAAGCTCGCGAAGGGTGGGAAA ATTTAACTtagccgctctggaggtgccagaggcagaatctcAGATTAAGAATTGTGCCTACGTCAGAGGGCTCAAGCCGGGGCTCTTCTTTGACGAGCTACAGatccgaccagcaagggatttcgacgatattatggcaaggttgccaggcTATCTACAGTTGGAAGACGCCAAGATGGTGAGAAAAGCGGAAAATGATAAACATAAAGCTAAAAGGGCTGAGGAAGCACCAGAGAGACAGAGACACCAGGATAGAGCACCATTCAGAGGGTTACCGCCGAGG GGAACCTACCGGGatgggccgccacaggaggggcCTAATAATAAGCTGTGTGAGTATCACAATTCTTTTGGACACTACACAAAATATTGCGGACATCTCAAGCATCAGTTAGAGCTACTGGTTCGCCAGGGAAACCTCGACCAGTTCATTGACAGAGGAACCGAAGGCCAGAGGCggaatgatcagagggatcatagGGACCAGCGAGATCatagagatcagagggatcagagaaataaccgggatcagcgacaagAACAAGGGAATAATagggatcaaagaaatgatAATCGGGATAATCGTAGGGAAGGGCCAGAAAGACAAGCACCTCCTCCCCCGTATCGGAGGGAAGTTCATATGATTTGTGGAGAGAATGGAacgcccacatcaaatagggctaagaAACAAGTGGTCAGAGCAGTAAAGTCAGGATACTACCACAAGCAGGTTATGGAGATTACAAGTGCGGCAGAAGAGCCGACGAACACCTTTGGGGCAGAGGATCTACGTACACTAATGTACCCGCACGATGATGCACTGGTTATTATGGCAGACATTACCAGCTGTATCGTTCACCGTGTCTTCGTAGACTCGGGCAGCGcggtgaatatcttatattggGAGTGCCTTCAAAACATGGGAATCGACGTTCATATTGAGCCAACGAATGCCCCTTTGTTTGGGTTCGGaggagaaatggtcatgcctcTGGGTTATGTGGAGTTACCGTTAACTCTCGGCACTACAGCTGCTAATAGCAAAACTAGGATGGTGCGGTTCTTGGTGGTTGACATGCCAAAGCCCTCCTATAATGTGATACTTGGCCGGCCTGCATTGATGGCATTTAGGGCGGTGATCTCTAT CGGGGCAAAAAAGGGAAAGAGTGACAGAGGGATTGGATACACGGAAGAAGGGGAAGGTGGGCGAAGTGAATGCCTCGGCAGAGGAGCGCCAGGAATTGGCAGACGTATTGAAAGACAGGGACAGTACagaaaaaaccgcgctggtgtctaCTAG